From Demequina capsici:
CGGACGCCGCGGCATCCCACCGGTCCGCCTCCGCCCTGAGCGCGTTCGCGCATGCGAGGAGCGGGTCCCCGGCGTCACGCATCAGCTGGCCTCGGCGCGGGCGCGGCGCTCGGCGCGGGCTGGATCGCGTCCGCCGCCACGGCATCGGCGCTCAGCAGCTGCGCCGCGGCCTGGTCGACGTGCTCCGCAAGGGTCAGGGCATCGGCGCTGATGGCAGCGGCCGCCCGGCGGTGATCGGCCCCGACCACGGCGGCCGCGTCGGCGAGAGCGCGATCGCCCGTCGCGTCCGCGGCGGCGGCGGGGTCCGCCTCGATGTCCACCGCCGCGAGCATGCGCAGCGCCTGCGCGGCCTGCGCGGCTGCCTCCTGGTCGACCTTCAGATCTGGCATCCGCCACCCCCTTCGCCACGAACGTAGGCGGCATGGGACGGCCCCGCGTCGGTCGACTGTTCCCATGGGGAGAGCGTCCACGCGCACGGGGCCTGTGGGCGGAGCCTGCCGATCAGCGGGGCGGCTGCGCGAACGGGTCGTCGGGCGACTGGTCGGCGTCCACCGGTGGTGCGGGAGGCGCCGGGAACGCCGCCTGAGGTGCAGGAAGGTAGCCGGGAGCAGCTGCCTGGTATCCGGTGGGAGCGCCGGGCGCCGCATAGCCGTGTGGCGCCTGCGGCCAGGAGCCGTCGATCCCCTTGGGGTTCGGTCCGTAGCGGTTTGCGCCAGGAGTCGAGTCCTGCACCGCGAAGACCAGCAGGACGATGCCGCCGCCGGGCACGAGCGAGATCCAGTACCACCACCCTGAGCGATCCGTGTCATGCATGCGTCGCACGAAGACCGCGAGCGACGGGAGGAGCAGGCCGAGCAGGACCACGGTGTAGATGCCCCAGCCGATCACCATCGGCACCCAGAACCCGGCGT
This genomic window contains:
- a CDS encoding DUF805 domain-containing protein — encoded protein: MGFIEAIRTGFTKYADFGGRARRSEYWWWSLFTGLVSLVMGIVLAILMTIAFVPVVSQADSDGNLPSDALDAGFWVPMVIGWGIYTVVLLGLLLPSLAVFVRRMHDTDRSGWWYWISLVPGGGIVLLVFAVQDSTPGANRYGPNPKGIDGSWPQAPHGYAAPGAPTGYQAAAPGYLPAPQAAFPAPPAPPVDADQSPDDPFAQPPR